In Mytilus trossulus isolate FHL-02 unplaced genomic scaffold, PNRI_Mtr1.1.1.hap1 h1tg000125l___fragment_2___debris__unscaffolded, whole genome shotgun sequence, one DNA window encodes the following:
- the LOC134700151 gene encoding lactase/phlorizin hydrolase-like — MRGLIPPRGKGLSIWDRFTHSSGKIPGNATGDTAADSYHKYPDDVKCIQQLGAKHFKLQLSWSRLQPTGTGNLNAKAVEHYNGVINAYRDAGVHLMVELYHWDLPQTLQDIGGWLNPDIIQTFKNYSDQCFETFGTKVTQWITFHDPYTFVYGGYGRTDMAPGIGGPAESVYKAAVNVLQSHAAVFRLYKTVYETTQRGRVGITLQSNWYETGDNTSRDRGLQFDIGMWAHPLFYGTWPEEMKPFTTKFSLTSPYAVQGTLDFLELLYVGTMYAKPVARIEQPFSSFDNDKGLQIYEYRSDPETASGIRKVLKWVNDHYPGKEMYIAGYLGRPRTGRNSLEDSENVMWYQTHINQVLKDPNLPRIPKLSSHYYKQLIIDNGFVPGYPGIGGLSTAPSEQTNDILYERFPDDFMFITGTSAYQVEGGWNKDGKLR, encoded by the exons GTAAAGGCTTGAGTATTTGGGATCGATTTACACATTCATCAGGAAAGATTCCCGGCAACGCCACGGGAGATACAGCAGCAGACAGTTACCACAAATACCCGGATGACGTTAAATGTATACAACAACTTGGG GCTAAACACTTCAAACTACAACTGTCATGGAGTAGACTACAACCAACAGGCACGGGTAATTTAAACGCTAAAGCTGTAGAACATTATAATGGTGTTATCAATGCCTACAGAGATGCAGGTGTCCATCTTATGGTAGAGCTGTATCACTGGGACCTACCTCAGACTCTACAGGACATTGGAGGATGGCTTAATCCGGATATCATACAGACATTCAAAAACTATAGTGATCAATGTTTTGAGACATTTGGAACTAAG gTTACACAATGGATTACATTCCATGACCCCTACACGTTTGTATATGGAGGATACGGACGGACAGACATGGCTCCTGGTATTGGTGGACCTGCAGAATCTGTATATAAAGCAGCTGTCAATGTTTTACAGTCTCATGCTGCAGTATTCCGACTGTATAAAACAGTCTATGAAACAACACAAAGAG GTCGTGTTGGAATAACCTTACAATCAAACTGGTATGAGACTGGAGATAATACATCTAGAGATAGAGGACTGCAGTTTGATATCGGCATGTGGGCACATCCCTTGTTCTACGGAACGTGGCCCGAAGAGATGAAGCCATTCACAACAAAGTTCAGTTTGACAAGTCCCTACGCGGTGCAAG GCACTCTtgactttttggaacttttataTGTCGGAACTATGTATGCTAAACCGGTTGCAAGAATAGAACAACCGTTCTCCTCATTCGATAACGACAAAGGATTACAAATCTATGAATACAG GTCTGATCCTGAAACAGCTTCAGGAATAAGAAAAGTCTTAAAGTGGGTGAATGATCATTACCCTGGTAAAGAGATGTATATTGCTGGGTATCTAGGTCGACCGAGAACAGGACGTAACTCACTTGAGGACTCGGAAAATGTCATGTGGTATCAAACGCACATAAACCAAGTGCTTAAAG ATCCTAACTTACCGAGGATTCCAAAATTATCGTCACACTACTACAAACAACTCATTATTGATAATGGGTTCGTCCCAGGTTATCCTGGAATAGGTGGATTATCAACAGCACCCTCTGAACAGACAAATGACATTTTGTATGAGCGGTTCCCGGatgattttatgtttattacTGGTACATCTGCGTACCAAGTAGAAGGTGGATGGAATAAAGATG GTAAACTCAGGTGA